The uncultured Methanomethylovorans sp. genome contains a region encoding:
- a CDS encoding HAMP domain-containing sensor histidine kinase → MKKISMCKLVFIFLIVSFSFLHLVAGNETYDTIEQYGPVLKATSVLSTGGYGQLYLLQTVHIYWLWILHLFIIVVFLVLYILYIRRYNHLLKQEVAERNIMEQKLQQYAAELKHSNEMKDLFTDILRHDLLNPAGVIKGYTDLLLELEADIKKLQYLKNISRSNQKLINLVEDAASYTKLDAIDNIPLEKTDLKGIIINVIDSMSIQISEKHSKVSLSSSGLYPAKVNPLVEQVFVNFLSNALKYGPYSGNIDIDIVDAGNSWKVCFADEGDGIPEKSKEAVFERFKRLEAGAIKGSGLGLAIAQRIVELHGGTLGVNDNPAGKGSVFWATFSKA, encoded by the coding sequence TTGAAAAAAATCAGTATGTGTAAACTGGTGTTCATTTTTTTGATTGTATCCTTTTCTTTTCTGCATTTAGTTGCGGGAAATGAGACATATGATACGATAGAACAGTATGGTCCAGTTTTAAAGGCAACATCTGTCCTATCTACTGGAGGATACGGCCAACTATATCTTTTACAGACCGTACACATCTATTGGTTGTGGATACTTCACCTTTTCATCATAGTAGTCTTTCTGGTCCTGTATATATTATATATTCGCAGGTATAACCATTTACTCAAGCAAGAAGTAGCCGAGCGCAATATTATGGAACAAAAGCTACAACAATATGCTGCTGAGCTTAAGCATTCCAATGAGATGAAGGATCTGTTCACTGATATTCTAAGGCATGATCTTTTGAATCCTGCTGGGGTAATTAAAGGTTATACAGACCTTTTACTTGAACTAGAGGCAGATATAAAGAAGCTACAATATCTCAAGAATATATCCCGGTCAAATCAGAAGCTAATTAATCTCGTAGAAGATGCAGCTTCTTATACAAAGCTTGATGCCATTGACAATATTCCTCTTGAAAAGACAGACCTCAAAGGCATCATCATCAATGTTATTGACTCTATGAGCATCCAGATCTCAGAAAAGCACTCTAAAGTTTCTCTTTCCTCTTCTGGACTATATCCTGCAAAGGTAAATCCTTTGGTAGAACAGGTTTTTGTCAATTTTCTCTCCAATGCACTTAAGTATGGCCCATATAGTGGAAATATAGACATTGATATAGTGGATGCAGGCAATTCATGGAAGGTCTGTTTTGCTGATGAAGGCGATGGTATACCTGAAAAGTCCAAAGAAGCTGTTTTTGAACGTTTCAAAAGGTTGGAGGCAGGCGCAATAAAAGGATCGGGGCTCGGTCTTGCAATAGCCCAAAGAATAGTAGAGCTTCACGGTGGTACGTTGGGTGTAAATGACAATCCTGCAGGTAAAGGCAGTGTTTTCTGGGCAACCTTCTCTAAAGCATGA
- a CDS encoding formylmethanofuran dehydrogenase, giving the protein MLKIKILEPIDNLCDYTFNFCWNDSKLQPEDMIPSQEATYFTYADLVAELKASRDVHIDGNVGKRLAYSMGTDLKHLGGTGEVQKAGNIFVQGDIGSEAGMGMAGGNLYVKGSITEPLGNILEVTSDIEGYRKFRSITDILFNGPDKDTLKGNSLVEDILKLNDGILRGTIGARCNWRGTIVVEGDVYNGTGVLMKQGTITINGNAGMNTGSHLNGGTIVVHGNVGEFSGAYMKKGKLLFTSAKGYVGAGLTGGAIYSKKKANTSPPAAKARMEKADIEFIRKTMETGRVESMLYNKYEAEKEKEKFEAVHMRDGSIVMRKI; this is encoded by the coding sequence ATGCTGAAGATAAAAATACTGGAACCTATCGACAATCTTTGCGATTATACATTCAATTTTTGCTGGAACGACAGCAAACTGCAGCCTGAAGATATGATACCTTCACAGGAAGCTACATATTTCACATATGCAGACCTTGTAGCTGAGCTCAAAGCATCCAGAGATGTACACATCGATGGAAATGTAGGCAAACGGCTTGCTTATAGTATGGGAACTGACCTGAAACATCTAGGAGGGACTGGCGAAGTACAAAAAGCAGGAAATATATTTGTTCAAGGTGATATAGGATCTGAAGCCGGCATGGGAATGGCAGGCGGCAACCTCTATGTAAAGGGTAGCATAACAGAACCATTGGGAAACATCTTAGAGGTAACTTCTGATATAGAGGGCTACAGGAAATTCCGTTCCATAACTGATATACTCTTTAATGGACCCGACAAAGATACTCTAAAAGGCAACTCACTTGTCGAAGACATTCTTAAATTGAATGATGGCATTCTGCGAGGAACAATAGGGGCAAGGTGCAACTGGCGAGGCACTATTGTTGTAGAAGGAGATGTATATAACGGCACTGGCGTGCTTATGAAACAGGGAACTATAACAATCAACGGAAATGCTGGTATGAACACAGGTTCGCACCTTAATGGAGGAACAATTGTGGTACATGGCAATGTCGGAGAGTTCTCAGGCGCATATATGAAAAAAGGGAAGTTGCTCTTTACGAGCGCAAAAGGCTACGTAGGTGCTGGTCTGACAGGAGGAGCGATCTATTCAAAGAAAAAAGCGAATACCAGTCCTCCTGCAGCCAAGGCAAGAATGGAAAAAGCTGACATCGAATTTATCCGCAAAACCATGGAAACGGGCCGTGTCGAATCCATGCTTTATAATAAATATGAAGCTGAAAAAGAGAAAGAGAAATTTGAAGCAGTACATATGAGAGATGGTTCCATAGTTATGAGGAAAATCTGA
- a CDS encoding 4Fe-4S dicluster-binding protein: MVIRTIVKIDEEKCNGCGKCISPCAEGAIKLINGKAKVVSEELCDGMGFCIGVCPQRAISVEQRQTVEFNKEKAESQPRSTDISIKCFKCGKGENERYLMPLRYKMESIWVCTRCLPSLIHG, from the coding sequence ATGGTAATAAGAACTATAGTGAAAATAGATGAAGAGAAATGTAATGGTTGTGGAAAGTGCATCTCACCTTGTGCTGAAGGTGCTATAAAACTTATTAATGGTAAAGCCAAAGTTGTATCAGAGGAGCTTTGCGACGGTATGGGCTTTTGCATAGGCGTATGCCCACAGAGAGCTATCTCAGTTGAACAAAGACAAACTGTTGAATTCAATAAGGAAAAGGCAGAGTCACAACCTCGCAGTACGGACATATCAATTAAATGTTTCAAATGTGGAAAAGGAGAGAATGAGAGATATCTCATGCCACTACGCTATAAAATGGAAAGTATTTGGGTTTGTACACGCTGCCTTCCATCACTGATACATGGATAA
- a CDS encoding CGGC domain-containing protein: MAFFTCSGCSGHRVYHLLKSLEKFKVDVVHLSSCMQMDNYPKCPHLDEIKQTIRNAGMELVEGTHH; encoded by the coding sequence GTGGCATTCTTCACATGCAGCGGATGTTCCGGCCACAGGGTGTATCACCTTCTTAAATCACTTGAGAAATTCAAAGTGGATGTAGTTCACTTAAGCTCATGTATGCAGATGGATAATTATCCGAAGTGTCCACATTTAGATGAGATTAAACAAACAATAAGAAATGCAGGTATGGAACTGGTGGAAGGCACTCACCATTAA
- a CDS encoding helix-turn-helix domain-containing protein, with protein sequence MKDCTVYKTVDIIGKKWSVYILFELHKGEKGEKGFNELKRKLKDITPKTLSARLKELEEEGLIQKVVDDSVLPVRCEYSLTPSGEDFISIIRDIKAWGLKWKFGNKVCESSVCRLCEL encoded by the coding sequence ATGAAGGATTGTACTGTCTATAAGACTGTAGATATCATTGGGAAAAAATGGTCCGTATACATCCTATTTGAGCTTCATAAAGGCGAAAAGGGCGAAAAAGGTTTTAATGAACTTAAACGCAAATTGAAGGACATCACACCAAAGACTCTTTCAGCAAGGCTTAAGGAATTAGAAGAAGAGGGTTTGATACAAAAGGTAGTCGATGATTCTGTACTTCCAGTACGTTGTGAGTATTCTCTTACTCCCAGTGGAGAGGATTTCATATCTATTATCAGGGATATCAAGGCCTGGGGTCTTAAATGGAAATTTGGCAATAAGGTATGTGAAAGTTCCGTATGCAGACTTTGTGAGTTATGA
- a CDS encoding glycerate kinase produces MHDGLKEDAAEILKSAIEAVEPSVAVKRALTRDKNTLQVGNRSYDLDKYQKIYVIAFGKASVPMAKALEEILYDLPYQGVAITKYGSKSQLESIEVYEAAHPVPDENSLKVGQMVKEILSKAGKNDLVIFLISGGGSSLLALPRKDVSFKDFVKLHEALLLCGATIKEINTVRKHLSTLKGGGLAKMAYPADSISLVLSDVVGDHLDIVASGPTVPDSSTFEDFNDIVERYHITLLPSISRLLEDGLNGLVEETLKTGDPVFDICYNKLIGTNCIALDAAAKKASEMGYNTLLLTSYITGESKEIAKVFSALGRNELLHGRPMSRPACILAGGEATVTLKNVGKGGRCQEMALSFAIEAEDLENLLFLAAGTDGIDGPTDAAGAFADGDSVEKASMLGMDAREMLDVHDSYDFFNSIGDLHKIGQTGTNVMDIYILLVE; encoded by the coding sequence ATGCACGATGGTCTAAAAGAAGATGCAGCTGAAATCCTTAAAAGTGCCATAGAGGCTGTGGAGCCTTCTGTTGCTGTCAAAAGGGCATTGACAAGAGATAAGAATACATTACAGGTAGGAAACCGTTCATACGATCTGGACAAGTATCAAAAGATATATGTCATAGCTTTTGGGAAAGCATCTGTGCCAATGGCAAAAGCTCTTGAAGAAATTCTCTATGATCTTCCATATCAGGGTGTAGCAATAACTAAATACGGCTCCAAGAGTCAGCTTGAAAGTATAGAGGTCTATGAGGCGGCTCATCCTGTTCCTGATGAGAACAGCCTTAAGGTCGGCCAGATGGTGAAAGAAATATTGTCGAAAGCAGGTAAGAATGATCTTGTCATTTTCCTTATATCTGGTGGCGGTTCTTCCTTGCTCGCGCTTCCGCGCAAGGATGTATCTTTTAAGGATTTTGTGAAGCTCCATGAAGCTTTACTCCTCTGCGGCGCAACCATAAAAGAGATCAATACTGTAAGAAAGCACCTGTCTACGCTAAAGGGTGGAGGCCTTGCAAAAATGGCTTATCCTGCGGACTCTATCAGCCTTGTACTTTCGGATGTGGTTGGCGATCATCTTGATATCGTTGCATCCGGCCCAACTGTTCCTGACTCTTCTACATTTGAGGACTTCAATGATATTGTGGAGAGGTATCATATTACACTTCTTCCTTCCATAAGCCGTTTACTGGAAGACGGTTTGAACGGATTGGTGGAAGAAACTCTCAAAACAGGAGATCCTGTTTTTGATATTTGCTACAACAAGCTGATAGGCACCAATTGCATTGCTCTTGATGCTGCTGCGAAAAAAGCATCAGAAATGGGCTACAATACACTGTTATTAACTTCTTATATTACAGGTGAGTCTAAAGAGATAGCAAAAGTGTTCTCTGCTTTAGGAAGAAATGAACTTTTACATGGAAGGCCGATGTCAAGGCCAGCCTGTATTCTGGCAGGTGGGGAAGCTACCGTTACCTTAAAGAATGTTGGTAAGGGTGGAAGATGCCAGGAAATGGCACTTTCCTTTGCAATAGAGGCAGAAGATCTTGAAAATCTTTTATTCCTTGCAGCCGGCACTGATGGTATCGATGGTCCAACCGATGCAGCAGGAGCATTTGCTGACGGGGACAGTGTGGAAAAAGCCTCCATGTTAGGTATGGATGCAAGAGAGATGCTGGATGTACACGATTCATATGATTTCTTTAACAGCATTGGTGATCTGCATAAAATAGGTCAGACGGGCACGAATGTGATGGATATTTATATCCTTCTTGTGGAGTAA
- a CDS encoding TatD family hydrolase, translating to MKGNFPITDEHMHIDPRSKGLVAVKEFQQAGGTHIFLVMKPSWTLGIRVTKPEDQKAVFDETVEISRQINETGVKSFPVLGVHPAEITHLIDYMDLPTAVKTMKGGLDIAAEYVEKGLAVGLKSGRPHYPVTQEVWEASNEIMEHAFILAKDLNCAVQLHTESVGETELEDITSRAKKTGIKLHKVVKHYAPPLVSVCERLGIFPGVLAGKGAIEEALTQGTRFMMETDYIDDPQRPGTVLGPKTIPKRTLKLAEEYGEEPFWKVHKENPELVYDVDIDL from the coding sequence ATGAAAGGTAATTTCCCCATAACAGACGAACACATGCATATTGATCCCAGAAGCAAAGGGCTTGTAGCTGTAAAAGAGTTCCAGCAGGCAGGGGGAACGCACATATTCCTTGTGATGAAGCCATCCTGGACTCTTGGGATAAGGGTCACCAAGCCTGAAGACCAAAAGGCTGTTTTTGACGAAACTGTTGAGATCTCAAGGCAGATCAACGAAACGGGAGTTAAATCTTTTCCAGTGCTCGGAGTGCATCCTGCAGAGATCACACACCTTATAGACTATATGGACCTTCCCACTGCGGTTAAGACTATGAAAGGCGGACTGGACATAGCTGCAGAGTATGTTGAAAAAGGACTTGCAGTGGGCTTAAAAAGCGGGAGACCACACTATCCGGTTACGCAAGAAGTGTGGGAGGCCTCCAATGAAATAATGGAGCATGCTTTTATACTGGCAAAAGATCTGAACTGTGCGGTGCAATTACACACAGAAAGTGTTGGCGAAACTGAGCTTGAGGACATTACCTCCCGAGCAAAAAAAACAGGGATAAAACTTCACAAAGTGGTGAAACATTATGCACCCCCCCTGGTGAGCGTATGTGAAAGGCTTGGAATATTCCCCGGAGTGCTGGCAGGCAAGGGAGCCATAGAAGAAGCACTTACCCAAGGCACCAGGTTCATGATGGAAACAGATTACATAGACGATCCACAAAGACCTGGAACTGTGCTTGGACCAAAAACCATACCAAAAAGAACATTAAAACTTGCCGAAGAGTATGGAGAAGAGCCCTTTTGGAAGGTCCATAAGGAAAACCCTGAGCTTGTATATGATGTTGATATTGATCTTTGA
- a CDS encoding isocitrate/isopropylmalate dehydrogenase family protein has protein sequence MSKTAAVIKGDGVGPELVDAMFKVMEAAGTNVEFVTCDAGSTWWEQHGGNSLIPDETWDILDGSDACYKGPTTTPGIVGAPRSVAVSIRQKYDLYANVRPIKTFPNTPRPLGDVDFVCVREGTEGLYIGEEVRLTDDVAIAIRKITRTASGKVARYAFEEAKRRNYDAVVPIHKSNILRRTCGLFLEEVNKAAANYPNIEVWEYHIDNIAQQLIKNPQIFNNKILLSTNLFMDVLSEECSALVGSIGLIYSANIGDNFAMFEPAHGSAPKYAGMDKVNPVATVLAGAWMLGYLGESEQSAAIFKATERVISEGKYLTYDLGGNAKLSEMTDAIAKYMIEELK, from the coding sequence GTGAGCAAGACTGCAGCAGTAATTAAAGGAGATGGCGTAGGTCCTGAACTTGTGGATGCAATGTTCAAGGTAATGGAAGCTGCCGGAACTAATGTGGAGTTCGTAACCTGTGATGCAGGTTCTACATGGTGGGAACAACATGGTGGAAATTCCCTTATCCCTGACGAAACATGGGATATTCTTGATGGCTCAGATGCATGCTATAAGGGTCCAACCACCACTCCAGGTATAGTGGGTGCACCAAGAAGCGTGGCTGTCTCAATAAGGCAGAAATATGACCTCTATGCGAACGTTCGTCCTATCAAGACATTCCCCAATACCCCCAGGCCACTTGGAGATGTGGATTTCGTGTGCGTGCGTGAAGGAACGGAAGGGCTCTATATAGGTGAAGAGGTACGCCTTACTGATGATGTGGCTATAGCTATCAGAAAGATCACACGCACAGCAAGCGGAAAAGTTGCAAGATACGCTTTTGAAGAGGCAAAAAGAAGAAACTATGATGCAGTTGTCCCTATTCACAAAAGCAATATTCTCAGAAGAACATGCGGTCTTTTCCTGGAAGAAGTGAACAAGGCAGCTGCGAACTATCCGAACATTGAGGTATGGGAATACCACATCGATAATATCGCACAGCAATTGATCAAAAATCCCCAGATATTCAACAACAAGATATTACTATCAACTAACTTGTTCATGGATGTGCTCAGTGAGGAGTGCTCTGCATTAGTAGGGAGTATTGGCCTGATATATTCTGCAAATATCGGTGATAACTTTGCCATGTTCGAACCAGCTCATGGTTCTGCTCCAAAGTACGCAGGAATGGACAAAGTGAACCCTGTAGCAACAGTGCTTGCAGGTGCATGGATGCTTGGGTACCTCGGTGAATCTGAGCAGTCAGCAGCTATATTCAAGGCTACAGAACGTGTTATATCCGAAGGCAAGTATCTGACTTATGACCTGGGAGGCAACGCAAAGCTTAGTGAAATGACGGATGCAATTGCTAAGTATATGATAGAGGAGCTGAAGTAA
- a CDS encoding isopropylmalate synthase: MKTYRDYDDLPKIELPHGQEVSISDSTIRDGAQMPGIVIKSKHKVQIYEYLHKIGIEKLETFVYNERDRKAIKLMQDRGYEFPEITGWARANPADIDMVLKVDGIEETGILMSVSDPHIYDKMKLPTREAAQEKYLTALQYAVDHGLRTRAHIEDMTRADNYNFVFPMVEKILEIDPDCTLRICDTIGYGIPFMNVDEPYGIPTIVEYLKNELGAKNIETHCHDDFGLAVANSLAGYWHGANWSNVTYLGIGERSGNAEMEKLLVFLKRRIKGFEKYDLSCLVEFAKFMEKEIGIRIPRNKSVVGKNVFAHESGIHTAGVIKNPFTYEPYPPEIVGGQRNFLIGDSSGIEVLKFKIQETLKEMMDVNIEVDKSDKRLRNIQADIQKLFNEEKRVSCISDEEIRAYVKKYFMFNPIVDQELHRREEDESQDNTSGSKQRDIKARMHDEVD; this comes from the coding sequence ATGAAAACATACCGGGACTATGATGATCTGCCAAAGATAGAACTTCCCCATGGACAGGAGGTGTCGATCAGTGACAGTACTATAAGAGATGGTGCCCAGATGCCGGGCATTGTTATAAAAAGCAAGCACAAGGTGCAGATATACGAATATTTACATAAGATCGGCATTGAAAAGCTGGAGACTTTTGTCTACAATGAAAGGGATAGAAAGGCTATCAAACTCATGCAGGACAGAGGATATGAATTCCCGGAGATCACTGGATGGGCACGTGCAAACCCAGCAGATATTGATATGGTCCTCAAAGTTGATGGCATAGAGGAAACAGGCATTCTCATGTCCGTATCCGATCCGCATATCTATGATAAAATGAAACTTCCGACCAGGGAAGCAGCCCAGGAAAAATATCTTACTGCATTGCAATATGCAGTTGATCATGGACTGAGAACACGTGCTCACATAGAAGATATGACACGTGCTGACAATTACAATTTTGTGTTCCCTATGGTAGAAAAGATACTTGAGATAGATCCAGACTGTACCCTACGTATCTGCGATACCATAGGATATGGAATTCCTTTCATGAACGTGGATGAGCCTTATGGAATCCCCACCATTGTCGAATATCTCAAAAATGAATTAGGTGCAAAAAACATCGAAACCCATTGCCATGATGACTTCGGACTTGCAGTTGCAAACTCATTGGCAGGCTACTGGCATGGTGCAAATTGGTCCAATGTAACCTATCTGGGTATTGGCGAGAGATCAGGCAATGCAGAGATGGAAAAGCTGCTGGTCTTTCTGAAAAGGCGTATAAAAGGCTTTGAGAAATACGATCTGAGCTGTCTGGTAGAATTCGCCAAATTCATGGAAAAAGAAATAGGCATAAGGATACCCAGAAATAAATCAGTAGTAGGTAAGAATGTATTTGCCCATGAGTCGGGCATCCATACCGCAGGTGTCATCAAGAACCCCTTCACATACGAACCATATCCACCTGAAATAGTCGGAGGCCAGAGAAATTTCCTCATTGGAGATTCTTCGGGTATAGAGGTACTGAAGTTTAAGATACAGGAAACACTTAAAGAAATGATGGATGTAAATATAGAGGTAGACAAGAGTGATAAACGTCTCAGGAATATACAAGCCGACATCCAGAAACTTTTCAACGAGGAAAAGAGGGTTTCCTGCATATCAGATGAAGAAATCCGCGCATATGTAAAGAAGTACTTCATGTTCAACCCTATAGTGGACCAAGAACTACACCGCAGAGAGGAGGATGAAAGCCAGGATAATACTTCGGGAAGCAAACAGCGCGATATTAAAGCACGTATGCATGATGAAGTAGACTAA
- a CDS encoding amino acid-binding protein has protein sequence MWSAIMQKFEKHPAQQKVIRLLFERGFQVNEEGKVTSGKIEIPHTQLAREVGVDRRVVDSTTEAILEDPLLKNIFQKVHSIPFLRDVAPSLGLGVIIIIPDDAVHTGIIADVTGVISNHGVSIRQAVSDDPYFTNEPRLTIVTDSKVSGEVVEELLKLKSVKGVSVS, from the coding sequence ATGTGGAGCGCGATAATGCAAAAATTCGAAAAACATCCAGCTCAGCAGAAAGTTATCAGATTACTTTTTGAGCGAGGTTTTCAGGTTAATGAAGAGGGAAAAGTCACATCCGGTAAGATTGAGATTCCCCATACTCAGCTTGCGCGGGAGGTGGGAGTTGACAGGCGGGTGGTGGACTCGACTACGGAGGCTATACTTGAAGATCCTCTTCTGAAGAACATATTCCAGAAAGTTCATTCCATTCCTTTTCTGAGGGATGTTGCTCCTTCTCTTGGTCTTGGAGTAATTATCATAATCCCCGATGATGCGGTACATACAGGCATAATTGCCGACGTTACAGGTGTGATCTCCAACCACGGTGTAAGCATCAGACAGGCTGTCTCAGATGATCCCTATTTTACCAATGAGCCACGCCTTACAATTGTCACCGACAGTAAAGTTTCAGGTGAGGTCGTAGAAGAGCTTCTGAAATTAAAAAGCGTAAAAGGGGTAAGTGTTTCCTGA
- a CDS encoding NAD(P)/FAD-dependent oxidoreductase, whose product MQYDVIVVGGGPVGSTAARYAAQEGVKVLLVEEHAFIGSPVGCTGLLSTRTVKECDLKPSEDFVLNSVKGAYVHPPSERSLPIDGGKTKAYVVSRKMFDRTLFRMATDTGVDVMLRTRAIGIERNNKLQTLTVLENGNLRNIQSKVIIAADGVRSNMAKMAGLGRVQRILPGIQIEAPYRSENTDFVELFVGSRVPGFFAWTVPIDENISRIGLATDSINGPKPYECLQWLLQHHPHINSRYAGGQTDMVVGGIPIGPLQKTYADGIMIVGDAAGQTKPTSGGGIYTGALCAKIAAKVAVSLEDDASAGSLQQYEKQWKAAIGRELGMGMRIHDFIKGLNDSELDELLGSMNTPSILDTITEYGDMDHPSVLIRKMLDPRKSKQMLKVFSAFAKAVL is encoded by the coding sequence ATGCAGTACGATGTCATTGTTGTAGGAGGAGGGCCTGTTGGATCAACAGCAGCACGCTATGCAGCTCAGGAAGGAGTTAAGGTGTTGCTTGTAGAAGAACATGCTTTTATAGGTTCACCGGTGGGATGTACCGGCCTGCTTAGCACGCGTACAGTAAAAGAATGTGACTTAAAGCCTTCTGAAGACTTTGTCCTAAACTCAGTAAAAGGAGCTTATGTTCATCCGCCTTCTGAAAGGTCACTACCCATAGATGGAGGCAAAACTAAAGCATACGTAGTGTCAAGGAAGATGTTCGATAGAACACTTTTCAGGATGGCAACGGATACTGGAGTAGATGTCATGCTTAGAACACGTGCCATTGGGATTGAGCGCAACAATAAATTACAAACCCTCACGGTGCTTGAAAATGGGAACTTGAGAAATATCCAGTCTAAAGTGATCATAGCCGCAGATGGAGTACGTAGCAATATGGCAAAGATGGCAGGTCTTGGCAGAGTCCAGAGGATCTTGCCCGGCATACAGATAGAAGCCCCATATCGTTCTGAAAATACTGATTTTGTGGAGTTGTTCGTTGGTTCCAGAGTACCTGGGTTCTTTGCCTGGACTGTGCCAATAGATGAAAACATCTCCAGGATTGGGCTGGCAACCGATTCTATCAATGGCCCTAAACCTTATGAATGCCTTCAATGGCTGCTTCAACATCACCCACACATTAATTCCAGGTATGCAGGTGGACAAACAGATATGGTAGTTGGCGGCATACCCATTGGACCCCTTCAAAAGACTTATGCGGATGGTATAATGATAGTAGGAGATGCTGCCGGGCAAACTAAACCTACTTCAGGAGGCGGTATTTACACAGGTGCGTTGTGTGCAAAGATCGCTGCAAAGGTAGCAGTTTCCCTGGAAGATGATGCTTCTGCAGGCAGTTTACAACAATATGAGAAACAATGGAAAGCCGCCATTGGGAGAGAACTTGGCATGGGCATGAGGATCCATGATTTTATAAAAGGGCTTAATGATAGCGAATTAGATGAACTATTAGGTTCAATGAACACACCTTCTATTTTAGACACAATAACTGAATATGGAGACATGGACCACCCTTCAGTACTCATCAGAAAAATGCTTGACCCAAGAAAGTCAAAGCAAATGCTGAAGGTATTCTCAGCCTTTGCAAAGGCTGTCCTCTAA
- a CDS encoding HAD family hydrolase, producing the protein MKFETRAVISTEDLTCVMFDMDNTLFDFVEAKTRACQEIVNHIGCGEALDLFQYFRRPGRGFENWNNIQDYMSDIGVFSQSIYDECCQIYEIEKLKAVDPYPNAIPTIQKLKEMGLKIAILTDAHSTNAKKRVEKIGISHWLDALFCADITGSSKPSHKTFLFALESLELQPRETLFVGDSLRRDIVPSKTLGMLTAYAAYGDRNNDRYNQHETASPDFILNNISEILDIIEPGKRA; encoded by the coding sequence ATGAAGTTTGAAACACGGGCTGTAATCAGTACTGAAGACCTTACATGCGTCATGTTTGATATGGACAATACACTTTTTGATTTTGTGGAAGCGAAGACAAGAGCTTGCCAGGAGATCGTGAACCATATTGGATGTGGAGAAGCTCTTGATCTATTCCAGTACTTCAGAAGACCAGGCCGTGGATTTGAGAACTGGAACAATATCCAAGACTACATGTCAGATATAGGAGTATTCTCACAGTCCATATATGATGAATGCTGTCAGATATATGAAATAGAGAAGTTAAAAGCAGTAGATCCTTATCCTAATGCCATCCCTACCATCCAAAAACTCAAGGAAATGGGTCTAAAAATTGCAATACTCACCGATGCACACAGTACCAACGCAAAAAAGAGGGTTGAAAAAATCGGTATTTCACATTGGCTGGATGCCCTCTTCTGCGCAGACATCACAGGTTCAAGTAAACCTTCACATAAAACATTCCTTTTCGCTCTTGAATCACTTGAACTGCAGCCACGTGAAACTCTCTTCGTGGGCGATAGCCTGCGTAGGGACATTGTGCCTTCAAAGACTTTGGGAATGCTTACAGCCTATGCAGCTTACGGAGACAGAAATAACGACAGATACAATCAACATGAAACTGCATCTCCTGATTTTATATTGAACAATATTAGTGAAATCTTGGACATAATAGAGCCTGGAAAAAGAGCATAA